GAATATTCATATTTGTTTTAGACTTTAACATGGTTGGATCTGTCGTACAATCGATTAGTCAGGCTTGACGATGGTGTATTCTCTGATTTGCAATACCTAACTCATCTTGATTTAAGTCATAACAAACAGTTATTGCTGGAAACACGTGGAAGAACGTTTCATGGCTTGGAAGATTCGCTTCTTTATCTCGACTTAAGCAATATTTCCCTTTTGAGTGTACGAATTTTTGTTACATATTTATTATCGGATTCCGAATatgttgtattaaaattaatttgtctgTAGGTGCCAGAATTACCACTGCGACGATTACAAACGTTGTATTTGGCGCACAATGAGTTGGCATCGATACCAGCTGAAATGGCATCGAACTTAACCTCCCTTCATTATCTAGATCTAAGTGCCAACGATCTGACGGTGGTGCCATTGATCACGCACACCCTGCCGGAACTGAAAACCTTCAATATAGCAGATAATCCTATCACGGCGGTTAGTAACACTAGCTTCTTGGGAATCGCGGACAGTCTCGAGGAATTGGACATAAGGCGATTGTCTTTGTCAACGTTCGAGGTAAGATAAGACGTTTTATAGTTTCATGGAGAGAATAGAATTTATCTCTTTTATTCGCAGAGTGGAGCTTTTTGTAAAGCTACGAAACTTCGCAGACTGTATATAACCGCTTACACTGGAattaagaatttcaattttcctaatCTTCTGGAGTACAATCATGGCCTGAGGCATTTACTCATCGAcgtatgtatattaaataatctGAATGATTGAAGAAGGTTTCAATATTTCTGACTTTGATTCTAGATACAAAATGAGACGAATCTGGGGAAAGAAATGAGAGGAAAATTTCCGAATAAATTGTTCAATATAACGTTGACTGGACAAGCCTTGAAGTATCTCAATCCAGAAATACTGAAAGTATGTATtcctaatgaataaataattcgaATTTCAGTCAATTTAACCAAATGGATTCCCGATACCTTCTtcgaatattatattatactttcGAATGTCGATGTTTCTTCAGGGTATAAGGAATCCTCACTTGCATTTCGGGCTGTACAACACGAGCGTGAACATGGTGTCGAGGCTAATATTTGATAATGCGGATTGGGTTAGAAACGTGACGATCCATGTCCATAACAGCGATATTCGAACCCTTTATAATCCATTGAACGGATATAAACCAGGTGTCCCAGGGAAACGATTTCTGACCAAACTCACCGTGGCGGGTAGCTACTTCAATTGTGACTGCGACATCGGGTAAGTTCATCCATCCACGAATTTTagtaaaagaaaatgtaaatgtCTCACGATTGCATTCAGAACAAACACGTATATTCCAGATGGATGGAAAATTGGCAAAGGAAGCACAGACAGTATCAAGAGGACCGTTGTACTACTTATAGTGAATTCAAGAACTTCGATCGGGACGAAGAGGACGATCAGTTCGATTGTTGGGACAATGGTTGGGACGACGATCTTCGCGAATCGTTTTGTTTGAACAAGAACAACATTTCAGTGTTGGAAGCATTGAAAACCGACCTCGAATGTGGATGGGGAACCGCGAACTATGTCCGCACGTCTTATCATCTCGTTCTCCTCTTCGTTGTTCTAACAACGACGATCTATTAACTCTTATCTTCTTGGCCTATTCgcatttcacacttttcagaTCGATCACCGTCCCTCCTTTCACGATCGTTTCCAGTGCAAACACGCGAGATTCGTTTCACAGAAACCATTATTCCCATTCTATGCATCAAGAACCTTGAACTAGTACACATAGTAGAtcaggaaattttcaaatttttaattgcacTATTTTGAAATTAGCTTACAATTATTTGCAAACAAATATGGTTTCTCGACGAGTATGCACTCGAATCGAGTGGAAGGAGAACGAACTCTTGCACACCCCCTTGTTCCCTTCAAACTTTGAGCAGCACGCTTCGAATCAATGAGACTGTCGGATCAATTGTTCAGATACTCGTACAAAAACTGATTAATCACGGATCGAACGTGTACAGGAACAGTACACGTGTGTCCGTCGAAATCGTCGGAATGAATAGGAATTGAAGTTTTATTCACACTTCGTAGAAATTAACGATTGTTCTTGCGATCGTTGTATAAAATGGTAACAATGTAGCAAGGTCTTATCGTTTTTTCCACCGATTTACATGGAATAATTTAGACTTTAAGATTCTGATAGAAATCAATAGTAATCATCTTTCTATGCTTCAGGCGTTTTCTATGAAGAAACATTTGCTTTCATTGCTGGAAAATCTTGGGCTCGAcagtgaaagaaatgaaaaattaacacgttgattggtACACGATAGATATAGCTACGTCTGGTATGGCACAcgatcattttattaattcgCTATTTTCGATTATCAGTGTAAGTCAGTGATgttcagaatatttctttttagttATTCGACTAAATTGGAATGACAATCAACGTGGTAATAAGACTTGGTAGCTTTAAAATTACATTCTCAAACGATATCATTACCTGTAATAAATTTCATAGCAAAGAAATTTTGTATTATCTGTTACGAAAacgagataaaaaaatatgtgcTTGCAGATATACGCTGTcgacacgtttttttttttttttttttttttaaataaaatcgcACTAATTATTACGGTAAACATTGTTGTTATTTATGACCTGCCCATACGGTACAATTAATTATAAAGCATAATTTTTGCAACTATGCCAATTACCGTTTGGAGAATCGGTAATACAATGAAACCGAATATGAATATTAGACAAATATAAATACTTAGCAGCTCTGTTGTGAATACGAAACATCGAAGTATCGTCTGCCGGAAGTCCCTGCTGCTACCTATGTTGATGACTTTGTCCAATACGAATCGTAGCACGTACAACAATATCTAGAAATAcgaaatttttgttttacttttcatttaattaattaattatgaatgaTCAATTAATGATACAACCTCGGCAAGAGGCAGTATGTTCAGCATCACATACAACAGAGCCAGAAGAGATCGGCCAGTTGCTTGGCCCATTATTTGAATTAAAGCAGAGAAAGAATATTCTGTTCGTGGTACACCGCAAGATTCTTGATAATTGACTAAATACTCCCGGAAGTTGTGTAAGAAATTTGTTCCTTTCCTGTCCACCTTATTACAGCCATCGCGTGTCGAAGTCGTGGAGAATTTTTTCTCTTGGATAAATCTGTTTCGACTTCGtcgattgaaatttgaaaaactgTACGGATTTTTCCATTTCCAATTATGAATCGATGGTTTCTCAATTACAGGTTCTGAATGGTGTTCGATTATCTCCTCTTCGCGATTCCAATCGCCAGATTTTTGATTCGAAATGTTTTCATCAGTTGTTTCATTGTATATTTCAGCCAAATGCTTACACAAACCGGAAGAGTTCTGATTCAAAGAGTTTTCACCTGTTATTTTCAATTTGTCATCTAAACATTTACAAAAGTCGCAGGATGTAAGAGATTTCCCGCTGCTCTTTCCAAATTTGCATGTATCTCCTTCTAAAAACTGatagaataaagaaaaatgaaagatttagagcttgacaataataaaaaattataatacactTTACAAGAATTGTAAAGTAATCCATTTTAATCATAATACACTTAAATTATAGTATTTCAATTGACTTACAGCTGAATAATTAACGATCAAAGGCTTATTGATTAATTTCATTAAGAGTATGCAAAAGTTCCAGTTGTCTACACATAAGTAGTGTACAAACAATATTACTTATAAAATAACAAAGAAAATCTGTTTAAAACTGATGGAAACTATTGCATATCTCTCCTAATAGTAGGTAAACTGTTAAATCGTTTCGATTATTCTCTATAGTATGTTTACTTGATTATGAGAAAGACATTTATTATCCAGATGCCATTTCTCGTTATAAGACTTTGGTACAAAATCGAAATTGTTCTGATTTTGTATGTCGTTCATATTCGTAAAACAGGACACACGGCTAGTCGCAGCTGAACCACAGTCGGTACACATAATCAGCAACAATTTTTCCTGGACACACACggttacaattttattaaaattatttgtcgTACGCGATGACGGTAATAATCagttaattttcatttcgatccaTCCTCGAAACGAGACGTTTACATACAAGATGAAAACGCATGAAATCCGCCGCGCATTCACGTGTCACTTGACAATCAAACCATATGTATACAATGTGGACTCATTTGATAAGATCTCTTAAATCGCTAAATCGTTGTGAAAATAAACGACGCACGAATTATTCGATAGAAGTTTTATTGTCACGTGACCAAGAATCGGACAGCCGACAACGTGGAGCAGTTTTCTTCAGATACTTTCTCcgtttacaaatttatttatacaaactCGTTCTCctctatgtatatatatatataatatgtatacatatatgtatagatcaACTATTTACTCGCATTCGTCAAGATAAAAGTGTGATACAAGTAGGAATCGAGAACGAAAATTACATACAAacgcgaaaaagaaaagatttaaaaaaaacagcTATCATAATTCTTCTGTGCTTTTCTTTTGCCGTATAAAATGTTTTGTGTACAGCGTTGGCGATGACGAACGTCCAAAGGGGCTATTTCTCGGCTTGCTTGCAGCGTAAAATATCAACTATAGGATTCACTAAGCCTACAAATACGTATTTCTACAAACTTCTGGCCGATCGTTTATCGGCTCACTTTCGCACTCATCACAGTCGCGCATCTCACTATTATTTTTCAAGCTGTGTGCACTGCGTAACGCTGTTCTCTTTGGATGAACTAAATTCAAGCAAGTCTGAAACAAATCTGAAGAGAATTGATATGACGAAAGTTGCAGGAAAGAGTGAATTATCCAAACCTAGTGAAACTTTATTGAGCTGTGTTAATGTGCTTTGTCACGCTTGAAATAACACACAGATGCAAGAAAGTTTCGAAATATgttattgcaaagaaattttgtattattttttttttttttttttttttacaacagCGATTCCAGTTGCCGTTTGCATTGGAGGGAAAACACACTGGAGGACAACGATCGATTGCGAGGTATTTTCGGTGTATCAAAGGGTGATTTCggtttttctttctcaatggaTCGTCTTACAAAAGCAGAAAGGGGAATTCTCAGCGCGCGTTCACACGCGTTTgcacaattttaaataaatatacgtCCACGTAGCGGGGCGAGAGGAGGGCATTTCGAACACCGTAAACAGGGCTCGATGTACTCTGAAAGACTGGGAAAGATATCGAAGCTTTTATGCACATTTATAGCATGCCGAAAccctttgaataattaattgctTTCAATAAACGATCTTGTAATTTCTCTATTGTACTGTAGTCCGGTAACAGTAGTACGTTGTAGCACGTATGCGCTATTGGTAGCCTGAAATGTACAAAACAAGAGTAATGATAAAAGTTGCAAGTAATTAAATCATTTGTAAGATCATACCTATCAGAGTCGGGACCATGTCTGGCAATAACCATCTTAAGCCTTGACAAACCACCAACCGGTACTCTATCACTTCCGGTCGTAAATTGGAGAAGTCTTCGTTGACTTTCCGGTGGTAACGAATGAGCGACGCGCCAGAAATTACGTACCGCCTCGCTGTCAACGGTATAACCACCTTCGTATTCTGTAGCTGCTTCCAATTCCGCAAAGTCGAAAACCTTACTGCCGCAAACCAACTGTATCGACAGAACATCGTTTAGAAATAAACTTCATCGTGTACTATATCATCCGGATAAATAATTAGAGCATACTTGTTCGATTTCTTCAGGTCTGAAAAGTAACGCGAGTGGACTTTCATCCGTAACCATTTGGAAACCACATCTGAACGCTTTGAATTGCCTTTCTACTGATTTATTAAGTAAGAAGTCTGCATAGTGATCTACGAATTCCTTTTTGTTCTCTTGTGTCACAAATATTTCATCTCCATTTTCCTTCAGGTCGTGAAACGTTATCGAACCAAATACGTCCCTgcaaaatgatataatttaatgattactgtttatctattatttgtttaacatatttatatttataaatttacttGTAAGCCACTTTGAAGGTTTGCATGAATGTTTCTGACATATCATCTCCGGTATAATCCATTAGTTCTTTCAGTGTTCGGTATAACGTTGGACTCCAATCCTCTAGATCGGCGAAGCATCCTTTCCTACCGAGCAATTTTCGATAAACTACCATTGAAAAATGTACATCGAGTATTACGTTATTATATATTGCTAGGCCAAGTACAACGCCTATTAATGTGAAATGTGCGTCACTTTCAAACGATGTTGGATTGAACCACGTCATTTGCGTATCTTCCTGTAAAAAGTTTCGATGCAAGCATTGAAATTATTTGTTCTTCAATGAATTTGACTGATTGACAATCGAATTACCTGAGTTATGAACATGCCATAATCAGGATTGAAAATTTCTTCTACGATTAATTGAAAGAATTCTTTGGAAACTCCACCCTCATCTACTCCTTGTTCACCTTCAAATTCAACGACTAATTGCTTTTTAAGATCTAGCGGATGTTCCACCGCGATCATTTGTAATTCGACTAATGCATCATCTATCAAACGATCTCTCCTCACCTATTTGAACGTAGAATTGTTAATGAAATCGTAATACCAATCAAAACATTTACGTACCTTTAATCTTAAATAAGGGTTAGTAGGATGTCCAACGATAGTTTGTAAAAAGCTCATTCGACGTTCACTATACATTCTGATACGATTATCATAATATAAGCCTAGTGTCTTTGTAGCAGGCGTGAGAATAAAAGCGTAATTCATAAAGCTAAATTTCATAGGTTCTTCGCTTTTGTAGTATGCAAAATCCTTATCCATTTCTATCGCATCGCTAAGTGGTTCATTGTAAAAATCGGTAAAAGGTATAAATGGTTTCCTCGCATCCAACACGGTTATTCCTAATTCTTTAGCTAACGGATCTTGAGGAATTTGCGATGACGATGATCTTACAGATTTATCATTACTAGTAGATTCAACATCTTCATCCATATTTAAGTCAGGTTCATCCAATTCACCAGATAACATACTTGCATAGTAGAGAATTTTCATAACTTTCGTAGGTGCTGTAATAGTATCCGCATCTTGTACACAGTAATCCCGAGTGAATGATCCTCCTATTACCTATAAAGATAAAAACTTGTGCACTATACCATtacattttcataaattaaacaCATGTACCTTAACCGTTATTAATTCCTGTAGAGCTTGCAAAATACTTGGAAGTCGAGATTTACAATGTTTAGCCCATACACGAGCCAGTTTAGCTTGTGCTACAATAGGAAAACAGCTTAGCGCCTTGCAAAGCATATGAAAGGCAAGTTCCAAATATTCGCTATTCCCGAGCATAGGAATTTCAAACACTATTAAAAACACGTTCAACAAGCTGTCCATGTTATCCCACGGCATTATGCGAAATACCCTCAGATCTAATTCAATATTGTCTGCCAAAGTGACTAGTGCATTGACCAAAGCGGATTTAAATGCTTCTCCtaaatatataaaagatccaaaggattaaataattatgtttttaaaaaagtacaatATTATTGTTGTTCGTCACTACAAGGAACTTTTACCCGGTAATGACCAAAGAGCGGCAAAAGCTCGTCGCACAGCTGGTAAATCGACGCTGGTATCATCGTTATTAGGAACTGTAGGCGATGGTTCACTGCTATCTTCTTCTTTGTCTTCTCCTTGAATAGATCGAATTGCTTCTTTGTCCATGTCTCCAGGTGGCCTTAATAAAGTATCCGAGGCTCTATCAAGAAGGGCAGCCAATGGAGAGTCATTTTTTACAGTTTTTTGAAAACTAAGGCTCAGTGCCTTAGCACATGAAAATACTTCTCCCAATGTGCGGATTAATAACGAATATGACCCTTCTGATTTACATCTTTCtattatttccaataattttgCTTCTGTGAGATATGGATCCTGTTTCCCtgctaataatatattaatttcatttttttttatatacatccttatttatattcatattggATTACAAATAAACAGGAAGGGACAGGAATAAAATATAGGATACACAAGGATCTGAtgtatattgtttatttaatgTCAGTTTTGGAACAAGTTTTAGTAGTGTTACTGCATCATCAACTAGAAAGGATAAACTTATGTTGGAATGTGGTGCAATACCTTCATCCGAACATGTTGGATTCACATTTTTAACTGGTAAACTCATAGCTAAGGATGCAGGTCCTGGCTCTAAAGTGGTTCGAGCAACTTTACTCGGTTGAGTACCATCGCAAAGTCTTGCTTCTTGTGAAAATAACTGAATAGCCTGTGCAGCAGCTTGATTTGGAGTAAGGTTTGTAACCTATTTAGAAAAGCATTTggttaaaaacaaatatttcaattatatcaAGACTAAACATCATTTTTTAATAGTTTCTAGACACGTACCTTACCACTTGATGCACAGTTTTGATTGTCACAATCAGGATTACCACATCCATCGGTTAACTGATAAAAATATCGTTCAATCAACTTTTTGGCAACTGCACGCTTCATGTCGCTGCAAGGGCTTTCTGCTCCTACCCTAGTAAtgcaaaaataaagtataacaaTAAAGACATGCTTAGAATATACAGGTATTTtaaactataattaaaaaatattattaacaaatagTTACTTTCAGAACACCGTGCAGAatatttatgtagaataattgCACATCATTTTTCATAATATCGAAACACttcttttatatgtataatataattaaacattGCAAGAATTGCTATCATTTGTGTATTTTAATGTTTGCAATGAACTATTGTTAGATATTGCGAGCAGGTGATAGTATATAACCTATGAAATACATGCAGATGTTTTTATTGTGTGGTATAGATTTGTAAATTTGTGATACTTGGCATGCAAAGGtttctattctttttatattaaactTAAAAACAATATTCTTTGTGCAGACACTCagatttcaaattaattgttattaattcaaACATAAATATTGTTGTAAACAATGAGAAACAAAGTTTAACTCGATTAAATGGATGTGTATTCCAATAATCGCAATTCATTCAATTAAGAACACATGGTCGTGACATCTTAACAATGATTCGCGACGTTGCCAATTCAAGTGGAAATGACAGTTATGAAAAAGATCAGCTTCTTGAGGTTGGAAAGCAAATGGTTTCGTTGCACCAAAACAAAGCGTGTTAAAAATAGCCCAGGCTCGTAGATTCGTAAAGATATTACGTTCCGTGAAAGGCGCAAAGCGATCCTCGGTCTTCAAAAACTAgcgataaaagaaagaaatgcacAACTGGCTCGAGAAAGTTCTAGACGATAATTGCTATAGACTATCAATGCGTAGCTACCTGGAAGCGTGATCTTCCCCAGGGTCCCCTTGGCCCTTGGCGCTCATAGACCGTGAATCTTCGAAAT
This region of Osmia lignaria lignaria isolate PbOS001 chromosome 10, iyOsmLign1, whole genome shotgun sequence genomic DNA includes:
- the Ube3a gene encoding ubiquitin protein ligase E3A isoform X1; its protein translation is MSAKGQGDPGEDHASRVGAESPCSDMKRAVAKKLIERYFYQLTDGCGNPDCDNQNCASSGKVTNLTPNQAAAQAIQLFSQEARLCDGTQPSKVARTTLEPGPASLAMSLPVKNVNPTCSDEAGKQDPYLTEAKLLEIIERCKSEGSYSLLIRTLGEVFSCAKALSLSFQKTVKNDSPLAALLDRASDTLLRPPGDMDKEAIRSIQGEDKEEDSSEPSPTVPNNDDTSVDLPAVRRAFAALWSLPGEAFKSALVNALVTLADNIELDLRVFRIMPWDNMDSLLNVFLIVFEIPMLGNSEYLELAFHMLCKALSCFPIVAQAKLARVWAKHCKSRLPSILQALQELITVKVIGGSFTRDYCVQDADTITAPTKVMKILYYASMLSGELDEPDLNMDEDVESTSNDKSVRSSSSQIPQDPLAKELGITVLDARKPFIPFTDFYNEPLSDAIEMDKDFAYYKSEEPMKFSFMNYAFILTPATKTLGLYYDNRIRMYSERRMSFLQTIVGHPTNPYLRLKVRRDRLIDDALVELQMIAVEHPLDLKKQLVVEFEGEQGVDEGGVSKEFFQLIVEEIFNPDYGMFITQEDTQMTWFNPTSFESDAHFTLIGVVLGLAIYNNVILDVHFSMVVYRKLLGRKGCFADLEDWSPTLYRTLKELMDYTGDDMSETFMQTFKVAYKDVFGSITFHDLKENGDEIFVTQENKKEFVDHYADFLLNKSVERQFKAFRCGFQMVTDESPLALLFRPEEIEQLVCGSKVFDFAELEAATEYEGGYTVDSEAVRNFWRVAHSLPPESQRRLLQFTTGSDRVPVGGLSRLKMVIARHGPDSDRLPIAHTCYNVLLLPDYSTIEKLQDRLLKAINYSKGFGML
- the Ube3a gene encoding ubiquitin protein ligase E3A isoform X2, whose amino-acid sequence is MSAKGQGDPGEDHASRVGAESPCSDMKRAVAKKLIERYFYQLTDGCGNPDCDNQNCASSGKVTNLTPNQAAAQAIQLFSQEARLCDGTQPSKVARTTLEPGPASLAMSLPVKNVNPTCSDEGKQDPYLTEAKLLEIIERCKSEGSYSLLIRTLGEVFSCAKALSLSFQKTVKNDSPLAALLDRASDTLLRPPGDMDKEAIRSIQGEDKEEDSSEPSPTVPNNDDTSVDLPAVRRAFAALWSLPGEAFKSALVNALVTLADNIELDLRVFRIMPWDNMDSLLNVFLIVFEIPMLGNSEYLELAFHMLCKALSCFPIVAQAKLARVWAKHCKSRLPSILQALQELITVKVIGGSFTRDYCVQDADTITAPTKVMKILYYASMLSGELDEPDLNMDEDVESTSNDKSVRSSSSQIPQDPLAKELGITVLDARKPFIPFTDFYNEPLSDAIEMDKDFAYYKSEEPMKFSFMNYAFILTPATKTLGLYYDNRIRMYSERRMSFLQTIVGHPTNPYLRLKVRRDRLIDDALVELQMIAVEHPLDLKKQLVVEFEGEQGVDEGGVSKEFFQLIVEEIFNPDYGMFITQEDTQMTWFNPTSFESDAHFTLIGVVLGLAIYNNVILDVHFSMVVYRKLLGRKGCFADLEDWSPTLYRTLKELMDYTGDDMSETFMQTFKVAYKDVFGSITFHDLKENGDEIFVTQENKKEFVDHYADFLLNKSVERQFKAFRCGFQMVTDESPLALLFRPEEIEQLVCGSKVFDFAELEAATEYEGGYTVDSEAVRNFWRVAHSLPPESQRRLLQFTTGSDRVPVGGLSRLKMVIARHGPDSDRLPIAHTCYNVLLLPDYSTIEKLQDRLLKAINYSKGFGML
- the LOC117610302 gene encoding uncharacterized protein LOC117610302 isoform X1 — encoded protein: MCTDCGSAATSRVSCFTNMNDIQNQNNFDFVPKSYNEKWHLDNKCLSHNQFLEGDTCKFGKSSGKSLTSCDFCKCLDDKLKITGENSLNQNSSGLCKHLAEIYNETTDENISNQKSGDWNREEEIIEHHSEPVIEKPSIHNWKWKNPYSFSNFNRRSRNRFIQEKKFSTTSTRDGCNKVDRKGTNFLHNFREYLVNYQESCGVPRTEYSFSALIQIMGQATGRSLLALLYVMLNILPLAEILLYVLRFVLDKVINIGSSRDFRQTILRCFVFTTELLSIYICLIFIFGFIVLPILQTVIGIVAKIMLYN
- the Ube3a gene encoding ubiquitin protein ligase E3A isoform X3; protein product: MKRAVAKKLIERYFYQLTDGCGNPDCDNQNCASSGKVTNLTPNQAAAQAIQLFSQEARLCDGTQPSKVARTTLEPGPASLAMSLPVKNVNPTCSDEAGKQDPYLTEAKLLEIIERCKSEGSYSLLIRTLGEVFSCAKALSLSFQKTVKNDSPLAALLDRASDTLLRPPGDMDKEAIRSIQGEDKEEDSSEPSPTVPNNDDTSVDLPAVRRAFAALWSLPGEAFKSALVNALVTLADNIELDLRVFRIMPWDNMDSLLNVFLIVFEIPMLGNSEYLELAFHMLCKALSCFPIVAQAKLARVWAKHCKSRLPSILQALQELITVKVIGGSFTRDYCVQDADTITAPTKVMKILYYASMLSGELDEPDLNMDEDVESTSNDKSVRSSSSQIPQDPLAKELGITVLDARKPFIPFTDFYNEPLSDAIEMDKDFAYYKSEEPMKFSFMNYAFILTPATKTLGLYYDNRIRMYSERRMSFLQTIVGHPTNPYLRLKVRRDRLIDDALVELQMIAVEHPLDLKKQLVVEFEGEQGVDEGGVSKEFFQLIVEEIFNPDYGMFITQEDTQMTWFNPTSFESDAHFTLIGVVLGLAIYNNVILDVHFSMVVYRKLLGRKGCFADLEDWSPTLYRTLKELMDYTGDDMSETFMQTFKVAYKDVFGSITFHDLKENGDEIFVTQENKKEFVDHYADFLLNKSVERQFKAFRCGFQMVTDESPLALLFRPEEIEQLVCGSKVFDFAELEAATEYEGGYTVDSEAVRNFWRVAHSLPPESQRRLLQFTTGSDRVPVGGLSRLKMVIARHGPDSDRLPIAHTCYNVLLLPDYSTIEKLQDRLLKAINYSKGFGML
- the LOC117610302 gene encoding uncharacterized protein LOC117610302 isoform X2, whose amino-acid sequence is MKLINKPLIVNYSAFLEGDTCKFGKSSGKSLTSCDFCKCLDDKLKITGENSLNQNSSGLCKHLAEIYNETTDENISNQKSGDWNREEEIIEHHSEPVIEKPSIHNWKWKNPYSFSNFNRRSRNRFIQEKKFSTTSTRDGCNKVDRKGTNFLHNFREYLVNYQESCGVPRTEYSFSALIQIMGQATGRSLLALLYVMLNILPLAEILLYVLRFVLDKVINIGSSRDFRQTILRCFVFTTELLSIYICLIFIFGFIVLPILQTVIGIVAKIMLYN